In Eubalaena glacialis isolate mEubGla1 chromosome 12, mEubGla1.1.hap2.+ XY, whole genome shotgun sequence, a single window of DNA contains:
- the VNN1 gene encoding pantetheinase isoform X2 has product MTMSQLLDHVAILFFCVLKASSLDTFTAAVYEHAVILPNATLIPVSHEEALLLMNQNLDLLEGAITSASKQGAHIIVTPEDGIYGFNFSRESIYPYLEDIPDPQVNWIPCNNPDRFGRTPVQERLSCLAKDNSIYIVANIGDKKPCNTSDPHCPPDGRYQYNTDVVFDSEGKLVARYHKQNLFLGEDEFNAPKEPEVVTFNTTFGKFGIFTCFDILFHDPAVTLVKDFHVDTILFPTAWMNVLPHLSAIEFHSAWAMGMGVNFLASNLHYPSKKMTGSGIYAPDSPTAFHYDMKTEEGKLLLSQLASHPHPTAVVNWTSYASGIAAPSMGNQEFKGIIFFDEFTFLELKGVAGNYTVCQKDLCCHLSYRMSEKRSDEVYVLGAFDGLHTVEGSYYLQICTLLKCKTTDLHTCGDSVETASTRFEMFSLSGTFETQYVFPEVLLSGIQLAPGEFQVSSDGRLCSQKPLSGPILTVTLFGRLYEKDSSPNAFSDLMAQII; this is encoded by the exons ATGACTATGTCTcagttgctggatcatgtggcaattttgtttttctgtgtcttaAAAGCCAGCTCTCTGGATACGTTTACTGCAGCTGTTTATGAGCATGCAGTGATATTGCCTAATGCCACCCTGATACCGGTGTCCCATGAAGAGGCCTTGCTATTAATGAACCAAAATCTGGATCTTTTGGAGGGAGCAATCACATCAGCATCAAAGCAG GGTGCACATATTATTGTGACTCCAGAAGATGGTATTTATGGCTTTAACTTCAGCAGGGAATCTATCTACCCATACTTGGAGGATATCCCAGACCCTCAAGTGAACTGGATCCCTTGTAATAATCCTGACAG ATTTGGCCGCACCCCAGTGCAAGAAAGGCTCAGCTGTCTGGCCAAGGACAACTCCATCTACATCGTGGCAAATATTGGGGACAAGAAGCCATGCAATACCAGTGACCCTCACTGTCCCCCTGATGGTCGTTACCAATACAACACTGATGTGGTGTTTGATTCTGAGGGGAAACTGGTGGCCCGCTACCATAAG CAAAATCTTTTCTTGGGTGAAGATGAGTTCAATGCTCCCAAGGAACCTGAGGTCGTGACTTTCAACACCACCTTTGGAAAGTTTGGCATTTTCACGTGCTTTGATATTCTCTTCCATGATCCTGCTGTGACTCTGGTGAAAGATTTCCACGTGGACACCATACTCTTCCCGACAGCTTGGATGAATGTTTTGCCACATTTGTCAGCTATTGAATTCCACTCAGCTTGGGCTATGGGCATGGGAGTCAACTTCCTTGCATCCAATCTACATTACCCCTCAAAGAAAATGACAG GAAGTGGCATCTACGCACCTGATTCTCCAACAGCATTTCATTATGATATGAAGACAGAGGAGGGAAAACTCCTCCTCTCCCAACTGgcctcccacccacaccccacaGCAGTAGTGAATTGGACTTCTTATGCCAGTGGTATAGCAGCCCCCTCAATGGGAAACCAGGAATTTAAGGGCATCATCTTTTTTGACGAGTTCACCTTCTTGGAGCTCAAAGGAGTCGCAGGAAATTACACAGTTTGTCAGAAAGATCTCTGTTGTCATCTAAGTTACAGGATGTCTGAGAAGAGATCAGATGAAGTTTATGTACTAGGGGCATTTGATGGACTACATACTGTGGAAGGGAGCTATTATTTACAG ATTTGTACTCTGTTGAAGTGTAAAACAACGGACTTACACACTTGTGGTGATTCAGTTGAAACTGCTTCCACCAGGTTTGAAATGTTCTCCCTCAGTGGCACTTTTGAAACCCAGTATGTCTTCCCTGAGGTGCTGCTGAGTGGAATTCAGCTTGCACCTGGAGAATTTCAG GTGTCAAGTGACGGACGCTTGTGCAGCCAGAAGCCACTATCTGGACCTATCTTGACAGTAACTCTGTTCGGAAGGTTATATGAGAAGGATAGTTCACCAAATGCTTTCTCAGACCTCATGGCACAG ATCATTTAA
- the VNN1 gene encoding pantetheinase isoform X1 produces MTMSQLLDHVAILFFCVLKASSLDTFTAAVYEHAVILPNATLIPVSHEEALLLMNQNLDLLEGAITSASKQGAHIIVTPEDGIYGFNFSRESIYPYLEDIPDPQVNWIPCNNPDRFGRTPVQERLSCLAKDNSIYIVANIGDKKPCNTSDPHCPPDGRYQYNTDVVFDSEGKLVARYHKQNLFLGEDEFNAPKEPEVVTFNTTFGKFGIFTCFDILFHDPAVTLVKDFHVDTILFPTAWMNVLPHLSAIEFHSAWAMGMGVNFLASNLHYPSKKMTGSGIYAPDSPTAFHYDMKTEEGKLLLSQLASHPHPTAVVNWTSYASGIAAPSMGNQEFKGIIFFDEFTFLELKGVAGNYTVCQKDLCCHLSYRMSEKRSDEVYVLGAFDGLHTVEGSYYLQICTLLKCKTTDLHTCGDSVETASTRFEMFSLSGTFETQYVFPEVLLSGIQLAPGEFQVSSDGRLCSQKPLSGPILTVTLFGRLYEKDSSPNAFSDLMAQKSRLGHRHAQRGDHVKTQKKMAIYKPRREALRRNQSC; encoded by the exons ATGACTATGTCTcagttgctggatcatgtggcaattttgtttttctgtgtcttaAAAGCCAGCTCTCTGGATACGTTTACTGCAGCTGTTTATGAGCATGCAGTGATATTGCCTAATGCCACCCTGATACCGGTGTCCCATGAAGAGGCCTTGCTATTAATGAACCAAAATCTGGATCTTTTGGAGGGAGCAATCACATCAGCATCAAAGCAG GGTGCACATATTATTGTGACTCCAGAAGATGGTATTTATGGCTTTAACTTCAGCAGGGAATCTATCTACCCATACTTGGAGGATATCCCAGACCCTCAAGTGAACTGGATCCCTTGTAATAATCCTGACAG ATTTGGCCGCACCCCAGTGCAAGAAAGGCTCAGCTGTCTGGCCAAGGACAACTCCATCTACATCGTGGCAAATATTGGGGACAAGAAGCCATGCAATACCAGTGACCCTCACTGTCCCCCTGATGGTCGTTACCAATACAACACTGATGTGGTGTTTGATTCTGAGGGGAAACTGGTGGCCCGCTACCATAAG CAAAATCTTTTCTTGGGTGAAGATGAGTTCAATGCTCCCAAGGAACCTGAGGTCGTGACTTTCAACACCACCTTTGGAAAGTTTGGCATTTTCACGTGCTTTGATATTCTCTTCCATGATCCTGCTGTGACTCTGGTGAAAGATTTCCACGTGGACACCATACTCTTCCCGACAGCTTGGATGAATGTTTTGCCACATTTGTCAGCTATTGAATTCCACTCAGCTTGGGCTATGGGCATGGGAGTCAACTTCCTTGCATCCAATCTACATTACCCCTCAAAGAAAATGACAG GAAGTGGCATCTACGCACCTGATTCTCCAACAGCATTTCATTATGATATGAAGACAGAGGAGGGAAAACTCCTCCTCTCCCAACTGgcctcccacccacaccccacaGCAGTAGTGAATTGGACTTCTTATGCCAGTGGTATAGCAGCCCCCTCAATGGGAAACCAGGAATTTAAGGGCATCATCTTTTTTGACGAGTTCACCTTCTTGGAGCTCAAAGGAGTCGCAGGAAATTACACAGTTTGTCAGAAAGATCTCTGTTGTCATCTAAGTTACAGGATGTCTGAGAAGAGATCAGATGAAGTTTATGTACTAGGGGCATTTGATGGACTACATACTGTGGAAGGGAGCTATTATTTACAG ATTTGTACTCTGTTGAAGTGTAAAACAACGGACTTACACACTTGTGGTGATTCAGTTGAAACTGCTTCCACCAGGTTTGAAATGTTCTCCCTCAGTGGCACTTTTGAAACCCAGTATGTCTTCCCTGAGGTGCTGCTGAGTGGAATTCAGCTTGCACCTGGAGAATTTCAG GTGTCAAGTGACGGACGCTTGTGCAGCCAGAAGCCACTATCTGGACCTATCTTGACAGTAACTCTGTTCGGAAGGTTATATGAGAAGGATAGTTCACCAAATGCTTTCTCAGACCTCATGGCACAG aaaagcagattaggacacagacatgcacagaggggagaccatgtgaagacacagaagaAGATggctatctacaagccaaggagagaggctctcAGAAGAAATCAATCATGCTga